The following are from one region of the Prevotella communis genome:
- a CDS encoding LptF/LptG family permease has translation MFRIKKLDIFIAKQFGLLFVGTFFICLFVLMMQFLWRYVDELIGKGLSMEILAQFFWYMALGLMPQAFPLAILLSSLIAYGNLGESSELTAIKAAGISLMQSMRSLIFIVLCIAGISFYFQNVVVPSANMQLKQLLVSMKQKSPELEIPEGTFYDGIPNSNLYVEKKDLKTGHLYGIMIYRQTGSYEDQTIILADSGMLQSTAEKKHLLLTLWNGEWFENMRSQDMGGTAEVPYRRESFGHKQILLDFDGDFNLADASNFTNDASAKSVMRILHDLDSIKLSNDSIGRSFFEEARNYTFRTEELTPQDSVKLQSLTAEDIPVMDSVYAKMNQDKQREVARQAARQAQNALSDVEMKSDYAKYQNRLERVHLLEAIGKFTLALSCIIFFFIGAPLGAIIRKGGLGVPVIVSVIVFLVFYLLDMTGMRMARDDNWTVWFGRSISTVVLAPLAVFFTYKANRDSTVFNIDAYRLFLMRILGLRMKRNITRKEVIIEEPKYRMDANMLQTINEDIAIYSETHKLLRWPSPIKVFFRAGDDHEIEHINEVLETTIEDLGYARDKHVLYTLNEYPIIATHAHTRPFEKKWLNIVSGLFLPLGIFFYCRMIRFRLRLYRDLRDISNTSNKLMPIIQELADKQKDKLLDETYKDYTKLEIQQNDGDIQAEQDK, from the coding sequence ATGTTTAGGATAAAGAAATTAGATATATTTATCGCGAAACAGTTTGGACTGCTTTTCGTAGGAACCTTCTTCATTTGCCTCTTTGTGCTGATGATGCAGTTCCTATGGCGTTATGTTGACGAACTTATCGGAAAGGGACTGTCCATGGAAATCCTGGCACAGTTCTTTTGGTATATGGCCCTGGGACTGATGCCGCAGGCCTTCCCCCTGGCTATCCTGCTGTCATCACTGATTGCCTACGGAAACCTGGGCGAAAGCAGTGAGCTGACTGCCATTAAGGCGGCAGGCATCTCGCTGATGCAGTCTATGCGTTCACTCATTTTCATTGTACTCTGCATCGCAGGTATCTCATTCTACTTCCAAAACGTCGTGGTGCCCAGTGCTAACATGCAGCTGAAGCAACTGCTGGTATCCATGAAACAGAAGAGTCCGGAACTGGAGATTCCTGAAGGTACATTCTACGACGGAATTCCCAATTCAAACCTATACGTTGAGAAGAAGGACCTGAAAACCGGTCACCTGTACGGCATCATGATTTACCGTCAGACAGGCTCGTATGAGGATCAGACCATTATCCTTGCCGACTCAGGCATGTTGCAGTCTACAGCGGAGAAAAAGCACCTGCTGCTGACGCTATGGAATGGCGAATGGTTTGAGAACATGCGCTCACAGGATATGGGTGGCACGGCCGAGGTGCCTTATCGCCGCGAGTCATTCGGACATAAACAGATTCTGCTGGACTTTGACGGTGATTTCAATCTGGCCGATGCCAGCAACTTCACAAATGATGCCAGTGCGAAGAGTGTCATGCGCATCCTGCACGACCTGGACTCTATCAAGTTATCCAACGATTCTATAGGACGTTCCTTCTTCGAGGAGGCCAGGAACTATACCTTCAGGACAGAGGAGCTGACCCCGCAGGACTCGGTTAAGCTCCAGTCACTGACCGCCGAGGACATCCCCGTCATGGACAGCGTCTATGCGAAGATGAACCAGGACAAGCAACGCGAAGTGGCACGACAGGCCGCACGTCAGGCACAAAACGCACTGAGCGATGTGGAGATGAAGAGCGACTACGCAAAATACCAGAACCGCCTGGAGCGTGTGCACCTGCTGGAGGCCATCGGGAAATTCACCCTGGCACTTTCATGTATCATCTTCTTCTTTATCGGTGCACCACTGGGAGCTATTATCCGAAAAGGCGGACTGGGTGTGCCTGTCATCGTGTCGGTCATTGTGTTCCTGGTATTCTACCTATTGGATATGACAGGCATGCGTATGGCCCGTGATGACAACTGGACCGTATGGTTCGGGCGCAGCATATCCACGGTAGTACTGGCACCGCTGGCAGTCTTCTTCACGTATAAGGCCAACCGCGACTCTACGGTCTTCAACATTGACGCCTACCGCCTCTTCCTCATGCGCATACTGGGTCTGCGCATGAAGCGCAACATCACACGCAAGGAGGTGATTATCGAGGAGCCGAAATACCGCATGGATGCCAATATGCTCCAGACTATCAACGAGGATATCGCCATCTATTCGGAAACACACAAGCTATTACGCTGGCCGTCCCCCATCAAGGTATTCTTCCGTGCCGGTGACGATCATGAGATAGAACATATCAACGAGGTGCTGGAGACGACTATCGAGGACCTGGGATACGCACGCGACAAGCATGTACTATATACACTCAACGAGTATCCTATCATAGCCACGCATGCACACACGCGTCCGTTTGAAAAGAAATGGCTGAATATCGTCAGCGGTCTGTTCCTGCCCCTGGGTATCTTCTTCTATTGCCGCATGATACGCTTCCGCCTGCGCCTGTACCGCGACCTGCGCGACATCAGCAATACTAGCAACAAGTTGATGCCAATTATCCAGGAGCTGGCCGACAAGCAAAAGGACAAGTTGCTGGACGAGACTTATAAAGATTATACAAAACTTGAAATACAACAAAATGATGGAGACATTCAAGCTGAACAAGATAAGTGA
- a CDS encoding bifunctional 3,4-dihydroxy-2-butanone-4-phosphate synthase/GTP cyclohydrolase II, with protein METFKLNKISEAIDDFRDGKFVIVVDDEDRENEGDLICAAEKITPEMVNFMLKYARGVLCAPITISRSEELDLPHQVSENTSVLGTPFTVTVDKLEGCTTGVSAHDRAATIQALADPASTPQTFGRPGHINPLYAQDNGVLRRSGHTEAAVDLCRLAGLYPAGALMEIMNDDGTMARMPELQAFAQEHNLKIITIKDLIAYRLQQESLIEVGEEVDMPTEYGHFRIIPFRQKSNGQEHFALIKGEWKEDEPILVRVHSSCMTGDILGSRRCDCGEQLHKAMQKIEKEGKGVIVYMQQEGRGIGLMNKLAAYKLQEEGYDTVDANLCLGFKADERDYGCGAQMLRHIGVHKMRLMTNNPVKRVGLEAYGLEITENVPIEVTPNEYNLRYLRTKQERMGHTLHL; from the coding sequence ATGGAGACATTCAAGCTGAACAAGATAAGTGAGGCCATCGATGATTTTCGTGATGGTAAGTTTGTAATCGTGGTAGACGACGAAGACCGCGAGAACGAGGGTGACCTGATCTGTGCCGCAGAGAAGATTACACCTGAGATGGTGAACTTCATGCTGAAATATGCACGTGGCGTATTGTGCGCACCTATCACAATCAGTCGCAGTGAGGAACTGGACCTGCCCCATCAGGTCAGTGAGAACACCTCTGTGCTGGGTACGCCCTTCACAGTGACGGTGGACAAGCTGGAAGGATGTACCACCGGTGTGTCGGCTCACGACCGCGCCGCTACCATCCAGGCATTGGCCGACCCTGCATCAACCCCTCAGACGTTTGGACGTCCAGGTCATATCAACCCGCTTTATGCACAGGACAACGGCGTACTGCGCAGGAGTGGACACACGGAGGCTGCAGTAGACCTGTGCCGTCTGGCAGGACTCTACCCCGCAGGTGCACTGATGGAAATCATGAATGATGATGGTACGATGGCCCGTATGCCGGAGCTGCAGGCCTTTGCCCAGGAGCACAACCTGAAGATTATCACCATCAAGGACCTGATTGCCTACCGCCTGCAGCAGGAGTCACTGATTGAGGTGGGCGAAGAGGTGGATATGCCTACAGAATACGGTCATTTCCGTATCATCCCCTTCCGTCAGAAGAGCAACGGACAGGAGCACTTCGCCCTGATAAAGGGTGAATGGAAAGAGGATGAACCCATCCTCGTACGCGTACATTCTTCATGTATGACGGGCGACATCCTGGGAAGCCGACGCTGCGATTGTGGCGAACAGCTCCACAAGGCCATGCAGAAGATAGAGAAAGAGGGCAAGGGTGTCATCGTATATATGCAGCAGGAAGGCCGCGGCATAGGACTGATGAATAAGTTGGCCGCCTACAAACTGCAGGAGGAAGGCTACGACACGGTAGATGCCAACCTCTGTCTGGGATTCAAGGCTGATGAGCGCGACTATGGTTGCGGTGCACAGATGTTGCGCCACATAGGCGTACACAAGATGCGTCTGATGACCAACAACCCCGTGAAACGCGTAGGACTGGAGGCCTACGGACTGGAAATCACGGAGAATGTGCCCATCGAGGTAACACCGAACGAATACAACCTCCGCTATCTGAGAACAAAACAAGAGCGCATGGGACACACACTACACCTGTAG